In Methanothermococcus thermolithotrophicus DSM 2095, one DNA window encodes the following:
- the feoB gene encoding ferrous iron transport protein B encodes MSKGHDTVALLGQPNVGKTTLFNLLTGMKQRIGNWPGVTVEKKEGSFKYKDKEFNVIDLPGIYSLMSNSIDQRIARDFLMENDDLIIVDVIDTPNINRNLYLTIQLLELGKSPIICLNLIDEAEKHGVYVNYKKLSEKLGVPVVKTSGRLKIGVDDLKEEIYNYEFKKPNEIKYSELLERNLEKIIKKLDEHNLTDKFKSIPKRWVALSLLENDPEVVCEFENDKEFLDFLDKIKSDIENEIKHDVESYIVEQRYRKCDELLEDVLIDSEIYEDIDTIILHPIYGFVIFGIVMYTMYNFVFGVGGVFSELIAAFFKYLGNILTNTLPPAYVGVVVDGLLNGVGGVLEFFPQILLIMFSLSILEDCGYLSRVAALTHSLMSKMGLGGKSFIPLITSFGCSVPGLMATRFISSHKERLITLLVAPLIPCSARFVVIGFLASVFFPNHTSLFTLGILAIVFSLLFGVSYLFSKFIKGETEDLIFELPTYRIPDWNNILKMTWERSKEFLKKAGTIIAAGSLIYYWISNYPSPDASYAMTIGKMLESITLLMGLDWRAAISLVFGIFAKELVISTLNILYNGDISTHMTPLKAFVLTIVSVLYIPCLATLASLYLETKSLKWTLFGAGYNILLATVVGIVIYNLGKFLGF; translated from the coding sequence ATGTCTAAGGGACACGACACTGTGGCTCTATTAGGTCAGCCAAATGTCGGAAAAACCACCCTTTTTAATTTATTAACGGGAATGAAACAACGAATCGGCAATTGGCCAGGAGTTACCGTTGAAAAAAAAGAGGGATCTTTTAAATACAAAGATAAGGAGTTTAATGTCATTGATTTGCCGGGGATATATTCTTTAATGTCCAATTCAATTGACCAGAGAATAGCCCGAGATTTTCTAATGGAAAACGATGATTTAATAATAGTCGATGTTATAGACACTCCGAATATCAACAGGAACCTTTACTTAACAATACAACTCCTTGAGCTCGGAAAATCTCCAATAATTTGTTTGAACTTAATAGATGAAGCTGAAAAACATGGTGTTTATGTTAACTATAAGAAACTAAGTGAAAAGTTGGGTGTCCCAGTAGTAAAAACCTCTGGAAGACTTAAAATAGGTGTGGATGACCTGAAAGAAGAAATATACAACTACGAATTTAAAAAACCAAATGAAATAAAATACTCCGAACTTTTAGAAAGAAATTTAGAAAAGATAATTAAAAAATTGGACGAGCATAATTTAACTGATAAATTCAAATCAATCCCAAAAAGATGGGTGGCCCTTTCTTTACTTGAAAACGATCCAGAGGTAGTATGTGAATTTGAAAACGATAAAGAATTTTTGGATTTTTTAGATAAAATAAAGAGTGACATAGAAAATGAGATAAAACACGACGTTGAAAGCTACATTGTTGAACAAAGATATAGAAAATGTGATGAGCTCCTTGAAGATGTTTTAATAGACAGCGAAATATACGAGGATATAGACACAATAATACTACATCCAATTTATGGTTTTGTAATATTCGGAATAGTTATGTACACAATGTACAACTTCGTTTTTGGAGTTGGTGGTGTATTTTCAGAACTTATTGCAGCATTTTTTAAATATCTTGGAAATATACTAACAAATACACTCCCACCAGCTTACGTGGGGGTAGTAGTTGATGGATTGTTGAATGGTGTTGGCGGTGTTTTAGAGTTCTTCCCCCAGATACTTTTAATAATGTTCTCATTGTCTATCTTGGAAGATTGTGGATACCTATCAAGGGTGGCTGCCTTAACACACTCTTTAATGTCTAAGATGGGATTAGGCGGAAAGTCATTTATTCCGTTAATCACAAGTTTTGGTTGTAGTGTTCCAGGTTTAATGGCTACAAGGTTCATATCAAGCCATAAGGAAAGATTAATAACATTACTTGTAGCCCCATTGATCCCGTGTTCAGCCAGGTTTGTAGTTATTGGATTTTTAGCTTCAGTGTTCTTCCCAAACCATACAAGCCTATTTACTTTAGGAATATTAGCAATAGTATTTAGTTTATTGTTTGGGGTGTCATACTTATTCAGTAAATTCATAAAAGGAGAAACAGAAGATTTAATATTTGAATTACCAACCTATAGAATTCCTGATTGGAATAATATTTTAAAAATGACTTGGGAAAGAAGTAAAGAATTTTTAAAGAAGGCAGGAACCATCATAGCTGCAGGTTCTCTTATATACTATTGGATCTCAAACTACCCCTCCCCAGATGCAAGCTATGCCATGACTATTGGAAAGATGCTTGAAAGTATAACATTGTTGATGGGGTTGGATTGGAGAGCTGCAATTTCGTTGGTATTTGGGATCTTTGCAAAAGAACTTGTTATATCCACTTTGAATATCCTGTACAATGGTGATATAAGCACACACATGACCCCATTAAAAGCCTTTGTACTTACTATTGTGTCTGTACTCTATATACCTTGTCTAGCTACATTGGCTTCACTGTATCTTGAAACAAAGAGTCTAAAATGGACTTTATTTGGGGCGGGATACAATATATTACTTGCAACTGTAGTTGGGATTGTGATTTATAATTTAGGAAAGTTCCTTGGATTTTAA
- a CDS encoding ABC transporter ATP-binding protein, which yields MAVILELENITKKFFSQKKEILAVDNVSLKVRNNEFLSIVGPSGCGKSTILRMIAGLETPTSGKILLENKEVNEPDADRGMVFQQYTLLPWRTVLENVTFGLEVKGMPKSERIDIARKFIKMVGLEGFEEAYPYELSGGMQQRVAIARTLANDPKIVLMDEPFGALDTQTRAILQDHLLKIWQKDRKTVVFVTHSVEEAIYLSDRVIIMTARPGKIKSVIDIDLERPRKRTSLEFLEYKKRIIDELKSEVFKSYK from the coding sequence ATGGCGGTAATACTTGAACTTGAAAATATTACAAAAAAGTTTTTTAGTCAGAAAAAAGAGATTTTAGCAGTGGATAATGTTAGTTTAAAGGTCAGAAATAATGAATTTCTGTCAATTGTAGGTCCCAGTGGATGTGGAAAATCAACCATATTAAGAATGATTGCCGGTCTGGAAACTCCAACCTCTGGAAAAATACTACTTGAGAATAAGGAAGTTAATGAACCTGACGCTGATAGGGGTATGGTTTTTCAGCAATATACATTACTACCTTGGAGAACCGTTTTAGAAAATGTTACATTTGGTTTAGAAGTTAAGGGAATGCCCAAATCTGAAAGAATTGATATCGCAAGGAAATTTATAAAAATGGTAGGTTTGGAAGGTTTTGAAGAGGCCTACCCTTATGAATTAAGTGGAGGGATGCAACAAAGGGTAGCAATTGCAAGAACCCTTGCAAACGATCCTAAAATTGTGTTGATGGATGAGCCATTTGGAGCTCTCGATACACAGACCAGGGCTATACTACAAGATCATCTGCTAAAAATATGGCAAAAGGATAGGAAAACAGTTGTTTTTGTTACACACAGTGTAGAAGAAGCTATTTATTTATCAGATAGAGTAATTATAATGACTGCAAGACCTGGAAAAATAAAGAGTGTAATTGATATTGATTTGGAAAGACCTAGAAAAAGAACCAGTTTAGAGTTTTTGGAATATAAAAAGAGAATAATCGATGAGTTAAAAAGTGAAGTATTTAAGTCCTATAAATGA
- a CDS encoding FeoA family protein codes for MKSLLEMGPGSYTIVKIDKHCRRFYELGIVPGSRITVISSNQRGPILVRIGNSKIALGRGMARAIFVE; via the coding sequence ATGAAGAGCCTTTTAGAAATGGGTCCAGGATCCTATACAATTGTAAAAATAGACAAACACTGTAGAAGATTTTACGAACTTGGAATAGTTCCAGGTAGTAGGATAACAGTTATATCATCAAATCAAAGGGGTCCAATTCTTGTAAGAATCGGAAATTCAAAAATAGCACTTGGTAGGGGTATGGCAAGAGCTATTTTTGTTGAATAG
- a CDS encoding PhoU domain-containing protein, with amino-acid sequence MLRGKEATLAAIIKVIIEEEPETQDDIANKLNVSRRYVAKLLKPLMENGAVKHPYVVDVEKLSELGIYQDINKFLDDVSTIFEKMGYNVLQNLDKVFKALENQDLDTAKGIILQDYALNKMEDEVNLVLKMNALKYFPTEQAMLISFIASNIERCGDYISNIAEEIVNGLNIKPSIMKDVVEIYQIIREMFINAMNLLENKKMEFKIYELETKLHEKLSEIMEKISKDESRGSADINYYIQFGMFLKDVERFGDRCIKIFESAREFHYNIPQNKVPESVKNFKI; translated from the coding sequence ATGTTAAGAGGGAAAGAGGCCACTTTGGCTGCAATAATAAAAGTAATAATAGAAGAAGAACCTGAAACACAGGATGACATTGCAAACAAACTGAATGTTAGCAGGAGATATGTTGCAAAGCTTTTAAAACCTTTAATGGAAAATGGTGCCGTTAAGCATCCTTATGTGGTAGATGTTGAGAAATTATCTGAATTGGGTATTTACCAAGATATTAATAAGTTTTTAGACGATGTTTCGACCATATTTGAGAAAATGGGATATAATGTTTTGCAAAATTTAGACAAAGTTTTCAAGGCATTGGAAAATCAAGATTTAGATACTGCTAAAGGCATAATTCTCCAGGATTATGCGTTGAATAAAATGGAAGATGAGGTTAATCTTGTCCTCAAAATGAATGCTCTAAAGTACTTTCCAACAGAGCAGGCTATGTTAATTTCATTTATAGCATCAAATATTGAGAGATGTGGGGATTATATTTCAAACATAGCTGAAGAAATTGTTAATGGATTAAACATAAAACCAAGTATTATGAAGGATGTTGTTGAAATTTACCAAATAATAAGGGAAATGTTCATAAATGCTATGAATTTATTGGAAAACAAAAAAATGGAATTTAAAATTTATGAATTGGAGACGAAACTGCATGAAAAACTGAGTGAAATAATGGAGAAAATATCTAAAGATGAATCCCGAGGATCAGCAGATATTAACTACTACATACAATTTGGAATGTTTTTAAAAGACGTTGAGAGATTTGGGGATAGATGTATAAAAATATTTGAATCTGCAAGGGAGTTCCATTATAATATTCCTCAAAATAAGGTACCAGAATCTGTAAAGAACTTCAAAATTTAA
- the lysA gene encoding diaminopimelate decarboxylase, which produces MRFLGNEMITIENGNLKIDGHDATELAEKYGTPLYVMSETQITKNYTRYMDAFKKYEEKTGKEFIIAFAYKANSNLAVTRLLSKLGCGADVVSGGELYTAKLSKVPSEKIVFNGNCKLKEEIIMGIETNIRAFNVDSISELMLINETAKEMGKVANVAFRINPNVDAKTHPKISTGLKKNKFGLDVGSGIAMKAIKMATEMENIKIVGVHCHIGSQLTDISPFVEETRKVMDFVVELKKEGIEIEDVNLGGGLGVPYSKDKEIPVQNDLADAIINTMLEYEDKVEMPNLILEPGRSIVATAGVLLGKVHHIKETPVAKWVMIDAGMNDMMRPAIYEAYHEITPCVIREGEKEVLNIAGGLCESSDVFGRDRELTKVEVNDVLAILDVGAYGISMANNYNARGRPRMILTSEEGVYIIRERETLADLVAKDLIPNHLL; this is translated from the coding sequence ATGAGGTTCTTAGGGAATGAAATGATAACGATAGAAAATGGAAACTTAAAAATAGATGGTCATGATGCCACTGAACTAGCTGAGAAGTATGGTACACCACTCTATGTTATGAGTGAAACCCAGATTACAAAAAACTACACAAGATACATGGATGCATTTAAGAAATACGAAGAAAAAACAGGAAAAGAATTTATCATAGCCTTTGCCTACAAAGCAAATTCAAATTTGGCTGTAACTAGATTACTCTCGAAATTAGGTTGTGGTGCTGATGTTGTAAGTGGAGGAGAGCTCTACACTGCAAAACTTTCAAAAGTTCCATCAGAAAAAATCGTCTTTAACGGAAACTGTAAACTAAAAGAAGAAATAATAATGGGAATTGAAACAAACATAAGGGCTTTCAACGTTGACAGTATAAGTGAGCTCATGTTGATAAATGAAACTGCGAAAGAAATGGGAAAGGTAGCCAATGTTGCATTTAGGATAAATCCAAACGTAGATGCAAAAACCCATCCAAAAATATCAACAGGTTTAAAGAAAAATAAATTTGGTTTAGACGTTGGAAGCGGAATTGCCATGAAGGCAATTAAAATGGCTACAGAAATGGAAAATATTAAAATTGTAGGGGTTCACTGTCACATCGGATCCCAATTAACAGACATAAGTCCATTTGTTGAAGAAACAAGAAAAGTTATGGACTTTGTGGTAGAGCTGAAAAAAGAAGGAATAGAAATAGAGGATGTTAACCTAGGTGGTGGTTTAGGAGTACCATACAGCAAAGACAAAGAAATACCTGTACAAAATGATCTGGCAGATGCAATAATAAATACAATGCTCGAATATGAAGATAAAGTTGAAATGCCAAACTTAATTTTAGAACCTGGAAGAAGTATTGTAGCTACTGCAGGGGTTTTACTTGGTAAGGTTCACCACATAAAAGAAACACCAGTTGCTAAATGGGTTATGATAGATGCAGGAATGAACGATATGATGAGGCCTGCAATATACGAAGCTTACCATGAAATAACACCTTGTGTAATTAGAGAAGGCGAAAAAGAAGTCTTAAATATTGCTGGGGGATTGTGCGAAAGTTCAGACGTCTTTGGAAGAGATAGGGAATTAACTAAAGTAGAAGTAAACGATGTTTTAGCAATATTGGATGTTGGAGCATACGGTATAAGTATGGCCAACAACTACAATGCAAGAGGAAGACCAAGAATGATTTTAACCAGTGAAGAAGGGGTTTACATAATAAGAGAAAGAGAAACACTTGCTGATTTAGTTGCTAAAGACTTAATACCTAACCATTTATTATAA
- a CDS encoding metal-dependent transcriptional regulator yields the protein MVSSNIEDYLEKICIFIKKNGRPVRTTELAKILDVKPAAITSMAKKLSNEGYIIYEPYVGIRLDKKGEEIAKKIIRKHRIIETFLTEYLKFDLDYAQEEACKIEHAVSDEVIERLHEFMGRPKKCPHGKDICEQ from the coding sequence ATGGTTTCTTCAAATATAGAGGATTATCTTGAAAAAATATGCATATTTATAAAGAAAAACGGACGACCTGTGAGGACTACGGAATTGGCAAAGATTTTGGATGTAAAACCTGCGGCAATTACAAGCATGGCTAAAAAACTTAGTAATGAGGGGTATATAATTTACGAGCCCTATGTGGGAATACGACTGGATAAAAAAGGAGAGGAAATTGCCAAAAAGATTATACGGAAACACAGAATAATTGAAACGTTTCTTACAGAATATCTTAAATTTGATTTGGATTATGCTCAGGAGGAGGCCTGCAAAATAGAACATGCGGTTTCTGATGAAGTTATTGAAAGGCTGCATGAATTTATGGGCCGGCCTAAAAAGTGCCCCCATGGTAAGGATATATGTGAACAATAG